A window of the Cystobacter fuscus genome harbors these coding sequences:
- a CDS encoding YheT family hydrolase: MSFQPTEPFAPARFLASPHAQTIYASLVRPTHAPPLKRERWELPDGDFVNLDSFDGPPGAPHLVALHGLEGSSRSGYMNVTLTGAQALGWGATALNFRSCGGETNRLARSYHSGDIEDALSVMRHLRQRHTGPLYAVGFSLGANVLLRLLEDTGDEAPVDAAAAVSAPYDLSICSKAIDGPGPFQKLYRDRFLRTLKQKAREKLRLFPGAFDGEALERARTLRAFDDAVTAPLHGFRDAAHYYEVSSSGPLLHAIRRPTLLLSAEDDPIIPASTIPRDVSGNPHLHRVVTAQGGHVGFVAGGALTPRFWGEAQVLAFLSARK; this comes from the coding sequence GTGTCCTTCCAACCCACCGAGCCCTTCGCTCCCGCGCGCTTCCTCGCGTCCCCCCACGCGCAGACCATCTACGCCTCGCTCGTGCGCCCCACGCACGCCCCGCCCCTCAAGCGCGAGCGCTGGGAGCTGCCCGACGGGGACTTCGTCAACCTCGACTCCTTCGACGGGCCCCCGGGCGCCCCCCACCTCGTGGCCCTGCATGGGCTCGAGGGCTCCTCGCGCTCGGGCTACATGAACGTCACCCTCACCGGCGCCCAGGCGCTCGGCTGGGGCGCCACCGCCCTCAACTTCCGCTCCTGCGGCGGGGAGACCAACCGGCTCGCGCGATCCTACCACTCGGGTGACATCGAGGACGCGCTGTCGGTGATGCGGCACCTGCGCCAGCGCCACACCGGCCCGCTCTACGCGGTGGGCTTCTCGCTCGGCGCCAACGTGCTGCTGCGACTGCTCGAGGACACCGGGGACGAAGCGCCCGTGGATGCCGCCGCCGCCGTGAGCGCGCCCTATGACTTGAGCATCTGCTCGAAGGCGATCGACGGGCCCGGGCCCTTCCAGAAGCTCTACCGCGACCGCTTCCTGCGCACCCTCAAGCAGAAGGCCCGCGAGAAGCTGCGCCTGTTCCCCGGCGCCTTCGACGGCGAGGCCCTGGAGCGCGCCCGCACCCTGCGCGCCTTCGACGACGCCGTCACCGCGCCGCTGCATGGCTTCCGCGACGCGGCCCACTACTACGAGGTGTCCTCCTCCGGCCCCCTGCTCCACGCCATCCGCCGCCCCACCCTGCTCTTGAGCGCCGAGGATGACCCCATCATCCCCGCCTCGACGATTCCCAGGGACGTGTCCGGCAACCCCCACCTGCACCGCGTGGTGACCGCCCAGGGCGGCCACGTCGGCTTCGTCGCCGGCGGCGCCCTCACCCCCCGCTTCTGGGGTGAAGCCCAGGTGCTGGCCTTCCTGTCCGCGCGAAAATGA
- a CDS encoding cbb3-type cytochrome c oxidase subunit I: protein MSPSSSSIAAEPGAVPAPGEHHDHHPSYLVDGTTVKSWLLTLDHKRIGVMYLIWVLLFFLVGGIYALVVRLELLTPGPTIVDAMTYNRAFTMHGVVMIFLFMIPAIPGAFGNFMLPLMLGAKDVAFPRLNLLSLYLLLSGAAIAIWGMLNGGMDTGWTFYTPYSTHTTTTVAPILFGAFIIGFSSIATGLNFIVTTHTMRAPGITWFRMPLFVWAMYATACIQVLATPVLGLVLLLVVGEQLFQFGIFDPARGGDPVLFQHLFWFYSHPAVYIMVLPAFGVMSEVVAAFSRKNIFGYRAVAFSSLGIAFVGFFAWGHHMFVSGQSTFNAGVFAVLTMLVGVFTAIKVFNWVGTVYKGAVDFKTPFAYFCGFLYFTVFGGMTGVAFATASLDVPWHDTYFVVAHFHFIMVGATIMAFMAALHYWFPKMFGKTYHEGWGLVSAALIILGFNATFIPQFLLGNAGMPRRYYEYPERFQTLNVASTTGATLLAFGFLITAIYLTYSLVYGEKASSNPWNSRGYEWLTESPPPTHNFIGPQPVYTDEPHFYVDREKAEVPDAV from the coding sequence ATGAGCCCATCCAGCAGTAGCATCGCAGCCGAGCCGGGCGCCGTGCCCGCGCCGGGTGAGCATCACGATCACCACCCGAGCTACCTCGTCGATGGCACCACGGTGAAGTCGTGGCTGCTGACGCTCGACCACAAGCGCATCGGGGTGATGTACCTCATCTGGGTCCTGCTCTTCTTCCTCGTGGGCGGCATCTACGCCCTGGTGGTCCGCCTGGAGCTGTTGACGCCGGGGCCGACCATCGTCGACGCGATGACGTACAACCGCGCCTTCACCATGCACGGCGTGGTGATGATCTTCCTGTTCATGATTCCGGCCATCCCCGGCGCCTTCGGCAACTTCATGCTGCCCTTGATGCTGGGCGCCAAGGACGTGGCCTTCCCGCGGCTCAACCTGCTGTCGCTCTACCTGCTGCTGTCCGGCGCGGCCATCGCCATCTGGGGCATGCTCAACGGCGGCATGGACACGGGCTGGACGTTCTACACGCCCTACAGCACGCACACGACGACGACGGTGGCGCCCATCCTGTTCGGCGCGTTCATCATCGGCTTCAGCTCCATCGCCACGGGCCTCAACTTCATCGTCACCACGCACACCATGCGCGCCCCGGGCATCACCTGGTTCCGCATGCCGCTGTTCGTGTGGGCCATGTACGCCACCGCGTGCATCCAGGTGCTGGCGACGCCGGTGCTCGGCCTCGTGCTGCTCCTGGTGGTGGGTGAGCAGCTCTTCCAGTTCGGCATCTTCGATCCGGCGCGCGGCGGAGACCCGGTGCTCTTCCAGCACCTGTTCTGGTTCTACTCGCACCCGGCCGTGTACATCATGGTGCTGCCGGCCTTCGGCGTGATGAGCGAGGTGGTCGCCGCGTTCAGCCGCAAGAACATCTTCGGCTACCGCGCGGTGGCATTCTCGTCGCTGGGCATCGCCTTCGTGGGCTTCTTCGCCTGGGGCCACCACATGTTCGTGTCGGGCCAGTCCACGTTCAACGCGGGCGTGTTCGCGGTGCTGACGATGCTGGTGGGCGTGTTCACCGCCATCAAGGTCTTCAACTGGGTGGGCACCGTCTACAAGGGCGCGGTCGACTTCAAGACGCCCTTCGCCTACTTCTGCGGCTTCCTCTACTTCACCGTGTTCGGCGGCATGACGGGCGTGGCGTTCGCCACGGCGTCGCTGGACGTGCCCTGGCACGACACCTACTTCGTGGTGGCGCACTTCCACTTCATCATGGTGGGCGCGACCATCATGGCCTTCATGGCGGCGCTCCACTACTGGTTCCCGAAGATGTTCGGGAAGACGTACCACGAGGGGTGGGGCCTGGTGTCCGCGGCGCTCATCATCCTGGGCTTCAACGCCACGTTCATCCCCCAGTTCCTCCTGGGGAACGCGGGCATGCCGCGGCGCTACTACGAGTACCCGGAGCGCTTCCAGACGCTCAACGTGGCCTCCACCACGGGCGCGACGCTGCTGGCGTTCGGCTTCCTCATCACGGCCATCTACCTCACCTACTCGCTGGTGTACGGTGAGAAGGCCTCCTCCAACCCGTGGAACAGCCGCGGCTACGAGTGGCTGACCGAGTCCCCTCCCCCCACCCACAACTTCATCGGTCCGCAGCCCGTCTACACGGACGAGCCCCACTTCTACGTGGACCGCGAGAAGGCCGAGGTGCCCGATGCAGTCTAG
- a CDS encoding cytochrome c oxidase subunit 3 family protein, which yields MQSSSAAPAHHAPGVPPVPTVAAHFASLDVQQHAARLGMWLFLATEILLFAGLFVCYANYRFMFPEGFAAASRHLNLVLGTVNTLVLITSSFTAAMAVHYAKEAKNRQVVVMFILTILMALGFLVIKYFEYSHKIHVGQLPGPYFTDTEPSLQVPGVPMYFTIYFLSTGLHGFHVIIGMIVLTWVGLKANRNEFSARNYTAVELGSMYWHLVDLVWIFLFPMLYLI from the coding sequence ATGCAGTCTAGTTCCGCCGCCCCGGCGCACCACGCGCCCGGGGTGCCCCCCGTGCCGACCGTCGCCGCCCACTTCGCCTCGCTCGACGTGCAGCAGCACGCGGCGCGGCTGGGCATGTGGCTGTTCCTCGCCACGGAAATCCTGCTCTTCGCCGGTCTGTTCGTGTGCTACGCGAACTACCGCTTCATGTTCCCCGAGGGGTTCGCGGCGGCCAGCCGTCACCTGAACCTCGTGCTGGGCACCGTCAACACGCTGGTGCTCATCACCTCGTCGTTCACCGCCGCCATGGCGGTGCACTACGCCAAGGAGGCGAAGAACCGGCAGGTGGTGGTGATGTTCATCCTCACCATCCTCATGGCGCTCGGCTTCCTCGTCATCAAGTACTTCGAGTACTCGCACAAGATCCACGTGGGGCAGCTGCCCGGGCCGTACTTCACGGACACGGAGCCGTCACTGCAGGTGCCCGGCGTGCCGATGTACTTCACCATCTACTTCCTCTCGACGGGCCTGCACGGCTTCCACGTCATCATCGGAATGATCGTGCTGACGTGGGTGGGGCTCAAGGCGAACCGCAACGAGTTCAGCGCCCGGAACTACACCGCCGTCGAGCTGGGCAGCATGTACTGGCACCTCGTCGACCTGGTGTGGATCTTCCTCTTCCCCATGCTGTACCTCATCTAA
- a CDS encoding cytochrome C oxidase subunit IV family protein: MSAMANESSKEAQNMQEEHHGGATKYAIIWAALMVLTVVTVLTGRMHLPNWGLALALVIASVKGALVALYFMHLADHQGANRIVFITSMVFVVLMLLFTLFDIGTRFRPTLAASGTPIAWPVETGQSMPYNTTGTNEAPERRSH, from the coding sequence ATGTCCGCGATGGCCAATGAATCATCCAAGGAAGCGCAGAACATGCAGGAGGAGCACCACGGTGGCGCGACGAAGTACGCCATCATCTGGGCGGCTCTGATGGTGCTCACCGTCGTCACCGTGCTCACCGGCCGCATGCACCTGCCGAACTGGGGCCTGGCGCTCGCGCTCGTCATCGCCTCGGTGAAGGGCGCGCTCGTGGCGCTGTACTTCATGCACCTGGCGGATCACCAGGGCGCCAACCGGATCGTGTTCATCACGTCCATGGTGTTCGTGGTGCTGATGCTGCTCTTCACCCTGTTCGACATCGGCACGCGCTTCCGGCCCACGCTGGCCGCCAGCGGCACGCCGATCGCCTGGCCGGTGGAGACGGGCCAGTCCATGCCCTACAACACCACGGGCACGAACGAGGCCCCCGAGCGGCGCTCGCACTAG
- a CDS encoding YkgJ family cysteine cluster protein, with protein MDCTRCGACCVAPDIAALDKPLGLRCPHLGADNLCTVYERRPQVCRDYQPDAVCRLIEAPTLEERVHKYLALFELTAEADDVRQRGCYSMRHARRG; from the coding sequence ATGGACTGCACCCGCTGTGGCGCCTGCTGCGTGGCGCCCGACATCGCCGCGCTCGACAAGCCCCTGGGCCTGCGCTGCCCGCACCTCGGCGCCGACAACCTGTGCACCGTCTACGAGCGGCGCCCCCAGGTGTGCCGCGACTACCAGCCCGACGCGGTGTGCCGCCTCATCGAGGCCCCCACGCTCGAGGAGCGCGTGCACAAATACCTCGCCCTCTTCGAGCTGACGGCCGAGGCCGACGACGTGCGACAGCGCGGTTGTTACTCGATGCGTCACGCCCGCCGCGGGTGA
- a CDS encoding response regulator, translating into MRRLVILSPHRPSRELLSRLLAEPDLRVIALSDADEVLDTLAEEEPALVVVDARRPDEDHPLMLGLLKRRYPRQPLITLVPGRLRVFDGSEERVRDVRDGSAEGLHVLLGELQRATRDLLAQHLLRVLRPPTGEA; encoded by the coding sequence ATGCGCCGCCTCGTCATCCTCAGCCCCCATCGGCCCTCCCGGGAGTTGCTGTCTCGCCTCCTGGCGGAGCCTGACCTGCGGGTGATTGCCCTGTCGGACGCGGACGAGGTGCTGGACACCCTCGCCGAGGAGGAGCCGGCCCTGGTGGTGGTGGACGCGCGCCGGCCGGACGAGGACCATCCGCTGATGCTGGGCCTGCTCAAGCGGCGCTACCCGCGTCAGCCCCTCATCACCCTGGTGCCCGGGCGCCTGCGGGTCTTCGACGGCAGCGAGGAGCGCGTGCGCGACGTGCGGGACGGCTCGGCCGAGGGACTCCATGTCCTGCTCGGGGAGTTACAACGCGCCACGCGCGACCTGCTCGCCCAGCACCTGCTGCGGGTCCTCCGTCCTCCCACCGGCGAGGCCTGA
- a CDS encoding DEAD/DEAH box helicase, which produces MATELHFDCGTLVAPTLPDDGALRALFQRDARTGVYRSEARHYRQVVLRLRELGEAYEDRARRFEPLEVDLTAPVEPFPHQKAALEAWLKAGGRGLVELPTGAGKTLLAVLAIVQVKRPTLVVVPTLDLMTQWQGVLSRHLGQAVGMLGGGVSDRQPLTVTTYDSAAMQTEFHGNRFGLLVCDECHHLPAPSYRFIAEGSLAPYRLGLTATLERTDGGERVCEELLGPLVHRTDIRELQGRFLAPYEVRRIEVPLTPEEQTRHDEARKLYLGFIRQRGIRFDVPEGWARFLAESQRTEEGRAAYRAYREQRRIALTSSAKLDVLWRVLLEHREDRTLVFTDDNETVYTLARRLLLPALTHHTPVPERKALLAAFASGELPVLLTSRVLNEGVDVPEARVGVVLSGSGSVREHVQRLGRILRQRPGKRALLYEVCSAQTAESSISERRRQHRAYQEEGGEAC; this is translated from the coding sequence ATGGCGACCGAACTCCACTTCGACTGCGGCACCCTGGTGGCGCCCACCCTGCCCGACGATGGCGCCCTGCGCGCCCTCTTCCAACGGGATGCGCGCACGGGCGTGTACCGGAGCGAGGCGCGGCACTACCGGCAGGTGGTGCTGCGGCTGCGCGAGCTGGGCGAGGCGTACGAGGACCGGGCCCGGCGCTTCGAGCCGCTGGAGGTGGACCTGACGGCCCCGGTAGAGCCGTTTCCCCACCAGAAGGCCGCGCTGGAGGCGTGGCTGAAGGCCGGAGGGCGCGGACTGGTGGAGCTGCCCACCGGGGCGGGCAAGACGCTGCTGGCGGTGCTCGCCATCGTCCAGGTGAAGCGGCCCACGCTGGTGGTCGTCCCCACGTTGGATTTGATGACGCAGTGGCAGGGGGTGCTGTCGCGGCACCTGGGCCAGGCGGTGGGCATGCTGGGCGGAGGGGTGAGTGATCGGCAACCCCTCACGGTGACGACGTACGACTCCGCGGCGATGCAGACGGAGTTCCACGGCAACCGCTTCGGGCTGCTCGTGTGCGACGAGTGCCACCACCTGCCCGCGCCAAGCTACCGCTTCATCGCCGAGGGCTCGCTCGCGCCCTACCGGCTGGGCCTCACCGCCACCCTGGAGCGCACCGACGGGGGCGAGCGCGTGTGCGAGGAGCTGCTCGGGCCACTGGTACACCGCACCGACATCCGCGAGCTGCAGGGGCGCTTCCTCGCCCCCTACGAGGTGCGCCGCATCGAAGTGCCCCTCACGCCCGAGGAGCAGACGCGGCATGACGAGGCGCGCAAGCTCTACCTCGGCTTCATCCGCCAGCGCGGCATCCGCTTCGACGTGCCCGAGGGCTGGGCGCGCTTCCTCGCGGAGAGCCAGCGCACCGAGGAGGGCCGCGCCGCCTACCGGGCCTACCGCGAGCAGCGCCGCATCGCGCTCACCTCCAGCGCGAAGCTGGACGTGCTCTGGCGCGTGCTGCTCGAGCACCGCGAGGATCGCACGCTCGTCTTCACCGACGACAACGAGACCGTGTACACGCTGGCGCGGCGGCTCCTGCTCCCCGCGCTCACGCACCACACGCCCGTGCCCGAGCGCAAGGCGTTGCTCGCCGCGTTCGCCAGCGGGGAGCTGCCCGTGCTGCTCACCTCGCGCGTGCTCAACGAGGGCGTGGACGTCCCGGAGGCGCGCGTGGGCGTGGTGCTCAGCGGCAGTGGCAGCGTGCGCGAGCACGTGCAGCGCCTGGGCCGCATCCTGCGCCAGCGCCCCGGCAAGCGCGCCCTCCTCTACGAAGTCTGCTCGGCGCAGACGGCCGAGTCCTCCATCAGCGAGCGGCGGCGCCAGCACCGCGCCTACCAGGAGGAAGGGGGCGAGGCATGCTGA